A single region of the Winslowiella toletana genome encodes:
- a CDS encoding LapA family protein — protein sequence MKYLLIFLLVLVIFVISVTLGAHNDQVVSFNYLLAAGEYRISTLLATLFAVGFLLGWAICGLFWLRVRVALANSQRKLKRLQQQLGEADAAVTTSRVPAVKE from the coding sequence GTGAAATATTTGCTGATTTTTTTACTGGTTTTGGTGATTTTTGTCATCTCGGTGACGCTGGGTGCACATAACGATCAGGTCGTATCATTTAACTACCTGCTGGCGGCGGGCGAGTACCGAATTTCCACCCTGCTGGCCACACTGTTTGCGGTTGGTTTTTTACTCGGCTGGGCGATTTGCGGTCTGTTCTGGCTGCGTGTGCGCGTTGCACTGGCAAATTCCCAACGCAAGCTCAAACGCCTTCAGCAGCAGCTGGGCGAGGCAGATGCAGCGGTGACAACGTCACGCGTTCCTGCCGTCAAGGAATAA